The proteins below are encoded in one region of Natronococcus sp. CG52:
- a CDS encoding sulfatase-like hydrolase/transferase, translated as MTDDDHDRPNVIAVMTDQQRWDTVGVYGCPLDLTPAIDTLARQGTVLTQAITPQPLCGPFRATFQSGKYASEVDAWRDTMGLSSDELGLSQRFKGAGYDVGYVGNWHVAGTFDSPVPEERRGGYEDFWIAADVPEFTSHPTEGRLFDADGESVEFEQYRADAFTEYAREAIESLSEPFFLVVAYVEPHNQNDMWTYVAPDGYAEPYEKRPYIPEDLQDRPGDWYEELPDYYGMVRRIDECVDDLLGALSDRGVRDRTIVAYTSDHGCHFRTRPGEYKRTPHESAVRVPAVLAGPGFDDGSDVDRPTSLVDLPPTLLDAADIAVPDEMHGESFLPIVRGDAPDTDGEAFIQVSESQVGRALRTDRWKYAVAASSPTGWRGGSAEKSSDVYVERYLYDLARDPHEQVNLVGRPDFRTVADDLRDRLAAHVQEIEGKSPEIKPYENGYSAF; from the coding sequence ATGACCGACGACGACCACGACCGGCCGAACGTCATCGCGGTGATGACCGATCAGCAGCGCTGGGACACGGTTGGCGTCTACGGGTGTCCGTTGGATCTCACTCCCGCGATCGATACGCTCGCGAGGCAGGGCACCGTCCTGACACAGGCGATTACGCCGCAACCGCTCTGCGGGCCGTTCCGGGCGACGTTCCAGAGCGGAAAGTACGCGAGCGAAGTTGACGCGTGGCGTGACACGATGGGGCTCTCGTCCGACGAGTTGGGCCTCTCTCAGCGGTTCAAGGGCGCCGGCTACGATGTCGGATACGTCGGGAACTGGCACGTCGCCGGCACCTTCGACAGTCCCGTGCCCGAGGAGCGTCGCGGCGGGTACGAGGACTTCTGGATCGCCGCGGACGTCCCGGAGTTCACCTCACACCCCACGGAAGGTCGCCTGTTCGATGCCGACGGAGAATCCGTCGAGTTCGAGCAGTATCGCGCGGACGCCTTCACCGAGTACGCGCGCGAGGCGATCGAATCCCTGTCGGAGCCGTTCTTCCTCGTGGTCGCGTACGTCGAACCCCACAATCAGAACGATATGTGGACCTACGTCGCGCCGGACGGGTACGCGGAACCGTACGAGAAGCGGCCGTACATTCCTGAGGACCTACAGGACCGACCCGGCGACTGGTACGAGGAACTGCCGGACTACTACGGGATGGTCAGGCGGATCGACGAGTGCGTCGACGACCTCCTAGGTGCGCTATCCGACCGCGGCGTACGGGATCGGACGATCGTCGCGTACACGTCCGACCACGGCTGTCACTTCCGGACGCGTCCGGGCGAGTACAAGCGCACTCCTCACGAGTCCGCCGTCCGGGTGCCTGCGGTCCTCGCCGGTCCCGGCTTCGACGACGGGTCCGACGTCGATCGACCGACGAGTCTCGTCGATCTCCCACCGACCCTGCTCGACGCCGCGGATATCGCCGTTCCCGACGAGATGCACGGCGAAAGTTTCCTGCCGATCGTCCGCGGAGACGCTCCCGATACCGACGGCGAGGCGTTCATCCAGGTCAGCGAGTCGCAGGTCGGCCGGGCGCTCCGAACCGATCGGTGGAAGTACGCCGTCGCCGCCTCGTCACCGACGGGATGGCGCGGCGGCAGCGCCGAAAAATCGAGCGACGTCTACGTCGAACGCTACCTCTACGACCTCGCACGGGATCCTCACGAGCAGGTCAACCTCGTCGGCCGGCCGGATTTCCGGACCGTCGCCGACGACCTTCGCGATCGGCTCGCGGCGCACGTTCAGGAAATCGAAGGTAAATCGCCCGAAATCAAGCCCTACGAGAACGGATACAGCGCGTTTTGA
- a CDS encoding IclR family transcriptional regulator — MGSMDIPAAEDGGPTASTTVTSFRVIEALKDRDAAGVSELADELDLAKGTVHKHLNTLRRLNYVVKDGRAYRLSVSFLGLGTSARTRLPISDAAARPLENLASATGEIASLMVPEHGYGIYINRESEQKRPETAARVGDRLPMHATAGGKAILSYTPLEERERILDHRGLSKLTENTVTDRDAFEDELQLTRDRRMAYDRGEYREDRHCIAYPITNPDGRAIGAVTVSGPATRMKEKDASTDFASIVGSTVSSIQNAFFRDR; from the coding sequence ATGGGCTCGATGGATATTCCGGCGGCGGAAGATGGCGGCCCGACCGCGTCGACGACGGTTACGAGCTTTCGCGTGATCGAGGCGCTCAAGGACCGTGACGCCGCGGGAGTAAGCGAACTGGCCGACGAACTCGACCTCGCGAAGGGAACGGTTCACAAACACCTCAACACGCTTCGACGACTCAATTACGTCGTCAAAGACGGACGCGCCTACCGGTTGAGCGTGAGCTTTCTCGGACTCGGCACGAGCGCCCGCACTCGCCTCCCGATCTCCGACGCGGCGGCGCGACCGCTCGAGAATCTCGCGTCGGCGACCGGCGAAATCGCGAGCCTGATGGTTCCGGAACACGGGTACGGAATCTACATCAACCGCGAGAGCGAGCAAAAACGGCCGGAGACGGCGGCGAGAGTCGGTGATCGTCTCCCGATGCACGCGACCGCAGGTGGAAAGGCCATTCTCTCGTACACGCCTCTCGAAGAGCGCGAGCGCATCCTCGACCACCGCGGACTGTCGAAGCTGACCGAAAACACCGTGACGGACCGGGATGCGTTCGAGGACGAGCTCCAACTGACCCGGGATCGTCGGATGGCCTACGATCGGGGCGAGTACCGCGAAGATCGACACTGTATCGCCTATCCCATCACGAATCCGGACGGTCGAGCGATCGGGGCGGTCACCGTCTCCGGACCGGCCACCCGAATGAAGGAGAAGGACGCGAGCACCGACTTCGCGAGCATCGTCGGCAGCACCGTCAGTTCGATCCAAAACGCGTTCTTCCGCGATCGGTAG
- a CDS encoding ABC transporter ATP-binding protein — MGRIEVRNLRKVFDAGEDELVAVEDLDFTIEDGEFLVLVGPSGCGKSTTLRCIAGLETPTNGEIVLDGEDVTRAKPKDRNMAMVFQSYALYPHMTARENVSFGLKMTTDLPEEEIDERVENVAEMTGIEQNLDQKPGELSGGQQQRVALGRAIVRDPEVFLMDEPLSNLDAKLRGEMRTELQNLQNDFGVTTIYVTHDQTEAMTMGDRIAILDDGELQQIGTPLECYHTPVNRFVAGFIGSPSMNFLDVSLSDGTLVHEEFTYELSAETDESLEVDGTEYALGIRPEDIEVVTADTPNAIEATVNVVEPLGDVAHVNVDIGDRSYTASIDGTPRWDPGREIHVKFPEKNVHLFAADTGEAVKNAAIETGERSVDVPA; from the coding sequence ATGGGTCGTATAGAGGTTCGAAATCTCAGAAAGGTATTCGACGCCGGCGAGGACGAACTCGTCGCCGTCGAGGACCTCGATTTCACCATCGAAGACGGAGAGTTTCTCGTGCTCGTCGGTCCTTCCGGCTGTGGCAAGTCGACGACGCTGCGCTGTATCGCCGGGCTGGAGACGCCGACGAACGGGGAAATCGTCCTCGACGGCGAGGACGTCACCCGCGCGAAACCGAAAGACAGGAACATGGCGATGGTATTCCAGAGCTACGCGCTGTACCCGCACATGACCGCCCGAGAGAACGTGAGCTTCGGGTTGAAGATGACGACCGACCTTCCCGAGGAAGAGATCGACGAACGGGTCGAGAACGTCGCCGAGATGACTGGAATCGAGCAAAACCTCGACCAGAAGCCGGGAGAGCTCTCCGGCGGACAACAACAGCGCGTCGCGTTAGGTCGGGCCATCGTTCGTGATCCGGAAGTGTTCCTCATGGACGAGCCGCTCTCGAATCTGGACGCCAAACTCCGCGGGGAGATGCGAACGGAACTCCAGAACCTGCAAAACGACTTCGGCGTGACGACGATCTACGTCACGCACGATCAAACGGAGGCGATGACGATGGGCGATCGAATCGCGATCCTCGACGACGGCGAACTCCAGCAAATCGGGACACCCCTGGAATGCTATCATACACCCGTTAACAGGTTCGTCGCCGGATTTATCGGCTCGCCGAGCATGAACTTTCTGGACGTGAGCCTCAGCGACGGCACGCTCGTCCACGAGGAATTCACCTACGAGCTGTCTGCGGAGACCGACGAGTCCCTGGAAGTAGACGGAACGGAGTACGCGCTCGGAATTCGTCCGGAGGACATCGAAGTCGTCACGGCGGATACCCCGAACGCGATCGAGGCGACCGTCAACGTCGTGGAACCGCTCGGCGATGTCGCCCACGTCAACGTCGATATCGGAGACCGATCGTACACTGCGTCGATCGACGGAACGCCGCGCTGGGACCCCGGGCGGGAGATTCACGTCAAATTCCCCGAAAAGAATGTGCACCTCTTCGCGGCCGATACCGGAGAGGCCGTCAAGAACGCAGCGATCGAGACCGGAGAACGGTCGGTGGACGTACCCGCGTAA
- the melA gene encoding alpha-glucosidase/alpha-galactosidase, with protein MTKIAFIGAGSMVFAKNLVGDILSFEALEDSTIALMDIDEHRLAQTTEVAEKMVENGRVEATIESTTDRREALDGADYVLNMINVGGTEPFENEIRIPEEYGVEQSIGDTLGPGGIFRGLRTIPTMLDVARDMEELCPDALLMNYTNPMAIVCWAVDEATDVEIVGLCHSVPHTAEAIAEYVDVPQAELDYWVAGINHMAWFLECTRDGQDVYPLLEEAMEDETTYRKDTVRFELLKHFGAFVTESSHHNSEYLPYFRTDEKVIEELTGTNYAERMPTATYLEGWKKRSEERDNALADVDSEDVSIERSEEYASRLIHSLETDTPRRLNLNVRNDAGHIRNLENDACVEVPCLVDGTGIRPCSVGKLPPQLAALDRTNVNVQRLAVKGALEGNRDAVHQAIKLDPLTAAELDLDEIHEMTEELIAANEAYLPALS; from the coding sequence ATGACAAAGATCGCGTTCATCGGAGCGGGGAGTATGGTCTTCGCCAAGAACCTGGTCGGGGACATCCTGTCGTTCGAAGCGCTCGAGGACAGCACGATCGCGCTAATGGATATCGACGAGCACCGCCTCGCACAGACGACCGAGGTCGCCGAGAAGATGGTCGAGAACGGTCGAGTCGAGGCGACGATAGAGTCGACGACGGACCGACGGGAGGCGCTCGACGGCGCCGACTACGTGCTCAACATGATCAACGTCGGCGGCACGGAACCGTTCGAGAACGAGATCCGGATTCCGGAGGAGTACGGCGTCGAGCAATCGATCGGGGACACGCTTGGCCCGGGCGGCATCTTCCGGGGGCTCCGGACGATCCCGACGATGCTCGACGTCGCTCGAGACATGGAGGAACTCTGTCCCGACGCGCTGCTCATGAACTACACGAACCCGATGGCGATCGTCTGCTGGGCCGTGGACGAGGCCACGGACGTCGAGATCGTCGGACTCTGTCACAGCGTCCCCCACACCGCGGAGGCGATCGCGGAGTACGTCGACGTTCCCCAGGCGGAACTCGACTACTGGGTCGCCGGGATCAACCACATGGCGTGGTTCCTCGAGTGTACGCGGGACGGGCAGGACGTCTATCCGCTGCTCGAGGAAGCGATGGAGGACGAAACGACCTACCGGAAGGACACGGTTCGGTTCGAACTGTTGAAACACTTCGGAGCCTTCGTCACCGAGTCGAGCCATCACAACTCGGAGTACCTCCCCTACTTCCGCACGGACGAGAAGGTAATCGAGGAGTTGACCGGGACGAACTACGCCGAGCGCATGCCGACCGCGACGTACCTCGAGGGCTGGAAGAAGCGGTCCGAGGAGCGGGACAACGCGCTCGCCGACGTCGATTCCGAGGACGTCTCGATCGAACGCTCGGAGGAGTACGCCTCCCGGCTCATTCACTCGCTCGAGACGGACACGCCGAGACGACTCAACCTGAACGTGCGAAACGACGCGGGTCACATCCGGAATCTGGAGAACGACGCGTGTGTGGAGGTCCCGTGTCTGGTCGACGGAACGGGTATCCGGCCGTGTTCGGTCGGAAAGCTCCCGCCGCAGCTCGCCGCGCTCGACCGCACCAACGTGAACGTTCAGCGCCTCGCAGTGAAGGGGGCGCTCGAAGGGAACCGCGACGCCGTCCACCAGGCGATCAAGCTCGATCCGCTGACGGCGGCCGAACTCGATCTCGACGAGATTCACGAGATGACCGAGGAACTCATCGCGGCTAACGAAGCGTACCTGCCGGCCCTCAGCTGA
- a CDS encoding sugar ABC transporter substrate-binding protein, with translation MREISKRELLRAGGAAAAASVAGCLGSGGDDQLTFWWIDGDSDDYEDHNEWLAETVESETDRELEITGYAYSDLRQNVLTGGRQGTPDVIEGVIEHPGDYVAADIIEPLTDRTDEIPHFDGFHESALDAFRFQDELWALPYTGNGRALVYNKEVLAEYGYEDGPPEDIDEFMELAGTINEDRDDMNGFHLTTERGEVRATQEFLSHVYQHTDGSLYEWDGDGWALQADSDAFEAILGDIYYRLFHGDQPTAGSEYQSAGWETNDVGFTEGEHAMIHCGPWIEGFRDTDAQVEMVEENAAVSLLPKHADASDATYMEVKPVMLNAHSDDLDSGMAVASAWSSPEALERMAEINPGAVATPVHEDVESTLEDEDYTAFVDAFENGVAPAPIAWGSVREGIYDAIENVIFDEQTPAEAADELERALEAADVDLDPDAE, from the coding sequence ATGAGAGAGATTAGCAAACGTGAACTTCTCAGAGCCGGCGGAGCGGCGGCAGCCGCCTCGGTCGCCGGCTGTCTCGGGAGCGGCGGTGACGATCAGCTGACCTTCTGGTGGATCGACGGGGACAGCGACGATTACGAGGATCACAACGAGTGGCTCGCGGAGACCGTCGAGTCGGAGACCGACCGAGAACTGGAGATAACCGGCTACGCCTACAGCGACCTGCGCCAGAACGTCCTGACCGGCGGTCGGCAGGGAACGCCGGACGTCATCGAGGGCGTGATCGAGCACCCCGGCGACTACGTCGCGGCCGACATCATCGAACCGCTGACGGACCGAACCGACGAGATTCCCCACTTCGACGGCTTCCACGAGAGCGCGCTCGACGCGTTCCGGTTCCAGGACGAGCTCTGGGCCCTCCCCTACACGGGGAACGGCCGCGCACTCGTGTACAACAAGGAGGTCCTCGCCGAGTACGGCTACGAGGACGGTCCGCCGGAGGACATCGACGAGTTCATGGAACTCGCGGGGACGATCAACGAGGATCGCGACGATATGAACGGGTTTCACCTGACAACGGAGCGCGGCGAGGTGCGCGCCACGCAGGAGTTCCTCTCCCACGTCTACCAGCACACCGACGGATCGCTATACGAGTGGGACGGCGACGGCTGGGCGCTGCAGGCGGATTCGGACGCGTTCGAGGCGATCCTCGGCGACATCTACTACCGGCTGTTCCACGGCGACCAACCGACGGCCGGCTCCGAGTATCAGAGCGCGGGTTGGGAGACCAACGACGTCGGCTTCACGGAGGGCGAGCACGCGATGATCCACTGCGGGCCGTGGATCGAAGGGTTCCGCGACACGGACGCGCAAGTGGAGATGGTCGAGGAGAACGCGGCAGTGTCGCTGCTGCCGAAGCACGCGGATGCGTCGGACGCGACCTACATGGAGGTCAAACCGGTGATGCTCAACGCGCACTCGGACGATCTCGACAGCGGGATGGCGGTCGCGTCGGCGTGGTCGAGTCCGGAAGCGCTCGAGCGAATGGCCGAGATCAACCCGGGTGCGGTCGCGACACCCGTCCACGAGGACGTCGAATCCACGCTCGAAGACGAGGACTACACGGCGTTCGTCGACGCGTTCGAGAACGGCGTCGCCCCGGCGCCGATCGCGTGGGGATCGGTTCGCGAGGGCATCTACGACGCCATCGAGAACGTCATCTTCGACGAGCAGACGCCCGCGGAGGCCGCCGACGAGCTGGAACGGGCGCTCGAAGCGGCCGACGTGGACCTCGATCCGGACGCGGAGTGA
- a CDS encoding carbohydrate ABC transporter permease, with the protein MAVSTDRLSSYRKQFVSLSTETWLGWGLLLPAGLLMGVIILYPIVDGVLTSFQMRSFLRPEAREFVFMSNYRMLVQDGVFWTALWNSAVLTGVSVALQFLLGLGCAVTQTEGPGDHDLPEHHDGHLGSASYRDRHRL; encoded by the coding sequence ATGGCCGTGAGCACGGACCGACTCTCGTCGTACCGAAAGCAGTTCGTCTCCCTCTCGACGGAGACGTGGCTCGGCTGGGGACTGTTGTTACCGGCAGGACTGTTGATGGGCGTCATCATCCTCTATCCCATCGTCGACGGCGTTCTAACGAGCTTCCAGATGCGGTCGTTCCTGCGGCCGGAGGCTCGCGAGTTCGTCTTCATGTCGAACTATCGGATGCTCGTCCAGGACGGCGTGTTCTGGACCGCACTGTGGAACTCGGCGGTGCTGACCGGCGTATCGGTCGCCCTGCAGTTTCTGCTGGGTCTCGGCTGCGCTGTTACTCAAACAGAAGGTCCCGGGGATCACGATCTTCCGGAGCATCACGATGGTCACCTGGGTTCTGCCAGTTATCGTGATCGTCATCGTCTTTAA
- a CDS encoding carbohydrate ABC transporter permease — protein MVTWVLPVIVIVIVFNWLVQPGYGLVNLVLAEFGLPTDYWFSNTTWALPLIVLMHVWKNAPFFAIALFASMQSIPDELYEAARMDGASAVQQFRYITLPNISYVAMIMIVLHVLYTFNNFDFVWLSTGGGPLRATEVLPTYVYKQAFDQYLLGYAASIGVVMLIIMMTFTVVYVKLEDLD, from the coding sequence ATGGTCACCTGGGTTCTGCCAGTTATCGTGATCGTCATCGTCTTTAACTGGCTCGTCCAGCCCGGATACGGCCTCGTTAACCTCGTCCTCGCGGAGTTCGGACTCCCGACGGACTACTGGTTCTCGAACACCACGTGGGCCCTCCCGCTGATCGTTCTGATGCACGTCTGGAAGAACGCCCCGTTTTTCGCCATCGCGCTGTTCGCCTCGATGCAGTCGATTCCCGACGAACTCTACGAAGCCGCGAGGATGGACGGCGCATCCGCGGTACAGCAGTTCCGCTACATCACCCTGCCGAACATCTCGTACGTCGCGATGATCATGATCGTGCTACACGTCCTGTACACGTTCAATAACTTCGACTTCGTCTGGCTCTCGACCGGCGGCGGTCCGCTCCGAGCCACCGAAGTCCTGCCGACGTACGTGTACAAGCAGGCGTTCGACCAGTACCTGCTCGGCTACGCGGCCAGTATCGGCGTCGTGATGCTCATCATCATGATGACGTTTACCGTCGTCTACGTTAAACTGGAGGATCTCGACTGA
- a CDS encoding carbohydrate ABC transporter permease, translating to MLNTLVTRFEMRLDDEMTVRRAAFVYAMLLLYYGFLLIPLFWLLRSSIVTDEMLRAREINLLPLAHVTIENYATVLASGTFRMYFVNSMMIAVATTVLTLGVGIPAAYSVSRFDYPGRDYVVLGLISSQMLPLVLVLIPFFTVMFRMGLVDTRVGLVFAHAVGVLPFVVWLLKGYFDAIPEALDEAAKMDGCGHLEIMYRIIVPLSLPGIAVAGFYAFVGSWNDYLFVSILSQSTGTRTLPLGLQLFQTAQQVDWGAVTAAAVVTAVPVVLLFALVRKWLVEGLSNTGGKGV from the coding sequence ATGTTGAACACGCTCGTCACCCGATTCGAGATGCGCCTTGACGACGAGATGACCGTCCGGCGCGCGGCGTTCGTCTACGCGATGCTCCTGCTGTACTACGGGTTCCTGTTGATCCCGCTGTTCTGGCTCCTCAGGTCTTCGATCGTCACCGACGAGATGCTGCGCGCGCGGGAAATCAACCTCCTCCCGCTCGCACACGTGACGATCGAAAACTACGCGACGGTGCTGGCCAGCGGGACGTTCCGGATGTACTTCGTCAACTCCATGATGATCGCGGTTGCCACGACGGTGTTGACGCTCGGCGTCGGCATCCCGGCGGCGTACTCGGTGAGCCGATTCGACTATCCGGGCCGCGACTACGTCGTACTGGGACTCATCTCGAGCCAGATGCTGCCGCTGGTGCTGGTGTTGATCCCGTTCTTTACGGTCATGTTCCGTATGGGACTGGTCGATACCAGAGTCGGACTCGTCTTCGCCCACGCCGTCGGCGTGCTGCCGTTCGTCGTCTGGCTGTTGAAGGGGTACTTCGACGCGATCCCCGAAGCGCTGGACGAGGCCGCAAAGATGGACGGCTGCGGGCATCTCGAAATCATGTACCGGATCATCGTTCCGCTATCGCTGCCGGGGATCGCCGTCGCGGGCTTCTACGCCTTCGTCGGTTCGTGGAACGACTATCTGTTCGTATCGATCCTCTCACAATCGACGGGGACGCGAACCTTGCCGCTCGGACTGCAGCTCTTCCAGACGGCACAGCAGGTTGACTGGGGCGCGGTTACCGCGGCCGCCGTCGTAACAGCGGTTCCGGTCGTCCTGTTGTTCGCACTGGTTCGAAAGTGGCTCGTCGAGGGCCTGTCGAACACCGGTGGAAAGGGGGTCTGA
- the dgoD gene encoding galactonate dehydratase — protein MTEKLSESAAEPDGSGDSVITEYELFEVPPRWLFLKVTTSDGTVGWGEPVVEGRAKSVRTAVEELMDGYLLGEDPARIEDHWQTMYRGGFYRGGPVLMSAIAGIDQALWDIKGKRFGAPVYELLGGAARDRIRVYQWIGGDRPAEVGEAAAKKVEAGFTGLKMNATPELERIDTPAAVDAARDRLAEVRETVGDEIDIGVDFHGRASKTMAKRLVAALEPYEPMFVEEPVLPEHNDALPEIAQHTTIPIATGERMFSRWDFKSLFEQGVVDLIQPDLSHAGGITEVNKIASMAEAYDVAMAPHCPLGPIALASCIQVDACSPNALIQEQSLDIHYNETSDVLDYLSDPSVFAYEDGYVDLPDEPGLGIEVDEGVVRERAQESIDWHNPVWRHDDGSVAEW, from the coding sequence ATGACTGAGAAACTGAGCGAATCGGCGGCAGAACCCGACGGCTCCGGAGATTCCGTCATTACCGAGTACGAACTGTTCGAGGTCCCGCCGCGCTGGCTGTTCCTCAAGGTGACGACGAGCGACGGCACCGTCGGCTGGGGCGAACCGGTCGTCGAAGGACGCGCGAAGAGCGTCCGAACCGCCGTCGAAGAACTGATGGACGGTTATCTGCTCGGCGAGGACCCTGCCCGGATCGAAGATCACTGGCAGACGATGTACCGCGGCGGCTTCTACCGCGGCGGCCCCGTGCTGATGAGCGCCATCGCCGGGATCGATCAGGCGCTGTGGGACATCAAGGGCAAGCGGTTCGGCGCACCCGTGTACGAACTCCTCGGCGGAGCAGCCCGGGATCGCATCCGCGTCTACCAGTGGATCGGCGGCGATCGGCCCGCCGAAGTCGGGGAAGCGGCCGCAAAGAAGGTCGAAGCGGGCTTTACCGGGCTCAAAATGAACGCGACGCCCGAGCTGGAACGGATCGACACTCCAGCAGCGGTCGACGCGGCCCGCGATCGGCTCGCCGAAGTTCGCGAGACCGTCGGCGACGAAATCGATATCGGCGTCGACTTTCACGGCCGAGCGAGCAAAACGATGGCGAAGCGCCTCGTCGCCGCGCTCGAGCCGTACGAGCCGATGTTCGTCGAGGAACCGGTACTCCCCGAACACAACGACGCGCTGCCGGAGATCGCTCAACATACGACGATCCCGATCGCGACGGGCGAACGAATGTTCTCGCGCTGGGATTTCAAGTCCCTGTTCGAGCAGGGCGTCGTCGATCTGATCCAGCCCGACCTGTCTCACGCCGGCGGGATCACCGAGGTGAACAAGATCGCGTCGATGGCCGAGGCGTACGATGTCGCGATGGCCCCCCACTGCCCGCTCGGGCCGATCGCGCTGGCCTCGTGCATCCAGGTCGACGCCTGCTCGCCGAACGCGCTCATTCAAGAGCAGAGCCTCGACATCCACTACAACGAGACCAGCGACGTGCTGGACTATCTGTCGGATCCGTCGGTTTTCGCCTACGAGGACGGCTACGTGGATCTGCCGGACGAACCGGGACTCGGGATCGAAGTCGACGAGGGCGTCGTTCGCGAACGAGCGCAGGAATCGATCGACTGGCACAATCCCGTCTGGCGTCACGACGACGGCAGCGTCGCGGAGTGGTGA
- a CDS encoding SMP-30/gluconolactonase/LRE family protein — protein MTALERVADTRTHTGESPLWHPEERRLYWVDIPSGRLYRYHPGRNEHDVVYQTDGDPLGGFTIEADGALLLFTRGTISRWNPGSETADPVAEIDAETRFNDVIADPEGRVFCGTMPGENELGDLYRLETDGTATTVVEDTDIPNGMGFSRDLETFYFTESEANAVYAFDYDRDTGELSNRRTFLETPSGDGVPDGMTVDETDHVWSARWNGGRVVRYDAHESVVDEIELPARKVASVTFGGPEYRDLYLTTALTDADRSVEGEGAGALFRIPDVGVSGVPEFRSRIALE, from the coding sequence GTGACTGCTCTAGAACGAGTCGCCGACACTCGTACACATACCGGTGAAAGCCCCCTGTGGCATCCCGAAGAGCGGCGATTGTACTGGGTCGACATCCCTTCCGGACGACTCTATCGGTACCATCCCGGCCGTAACGAACACGACGTCGTCTACCAAACTGACGGGGACCCCCTCGGTGGATTCACTATCGAAGCGGACGGTGCGCTGCTCCTGTTTACCCGCGGCACTATCAGCCGCTGGAACCCGGGTTCCGAAACCGCGGATCCCGTCGCCGAAATAGACGCCGAAACGAGGTTCAACGACGTCATTGCCGATCCGGAGGGGCGGGTATTCTGTGGAACGATGCCCGGCGAGAACGAACTGGGAGACCTCTACCGACTCGAGACGGACGGAACTGCGACGACGGTCGTCGAAGACACCGACATCCCCAACGGGATGGGCTTCTCGCGCGACCTCGAGACGTTCTACTTCACCGAGTCCGAGGCCAACGCGGTCTACGCGTTCGATTACGACCGGGACACGGGCGAACTCTCGAATAGAAGAACGTTCCTCGAGACGCCGAGCGGAGACGGCGTCCCCGACGGGATGACCGTCGACGAGACCGACCACGTGTGGTCCGCCCGGTGGAACGGCGGCCGAGTCGTTCGGTACGATGCGCACGAATCGGTCGTCGACGAGATCGAACTCCCCGCGCGAAAGGTCGCATCGGTTACGTTCGGCGGTCCCGAGTACCGCGACCTCTACCTGACAACTGCGCTCACCGACGCAGATCGGTCCGTCGAGGGCGAGGGTGCAGGCGCGCTCTTTCGAATTCCCGACGTCGGCGTCAGTGGTGTTCCCGAGTTCCGATCGCGGATCGCGCTCGAGTGA